The Deltaproteobacteria bacterium genome has a segment encoding these proteins:
- a CDS encoding MFS transporter has translation MPWYSGWNVLAVAVVFQALSFGIGIYCFTFFVAPWSREFGVGRGEVMTVYLGMQIGMGALAPLAGRAMDRLSIRALVCAGALSLAAALVLAGRATQLAQLQALYASLVVLGMLLSGPLAAQTLATRWFTRRRGLALGISSVGTSLGGFALPPLVTALHESVGWRVANDVLAALVVGGVVPLVWWMVRGSPSEAGVAGEADGRAAHEASLPAAPQRWGAGDVLRAPIFWWIVVPFTATGTVFGAVQQNLAPVALDAGIDARASAWLVSTLALVMVFAKVGFGALADRVDVRWLLGSSVAALALMLAWLTRELRYADLAGICALLGFAAGANLPLLAAVVSRHFGTASFGLVMGMVGPFSMLSAAGPWLAGHLRDTTGAYTSAWIALGALLLPAAIAIGFLRAAPSSAARLQRAQLSARVLEEGP, from the coding sequence ATGCCTTGGTACTCCGGCTGGAACGTCCTCGCGGTGGCGGTGGTGTTTCAAGCGCTGAGCTTCGGCATCGGCATCTATTGCTTCACGTTCTTCGTCGCGCCGTGGTCGCGCGAGTTCGGTGTCGGGCGCGGCGAGGTGATGACGGTCTATCTCGGCATGCAGATCGGGATGGGCGCGCTCGCGCCGCTCGCGGGCCGCGCGATGGATCGCCTCTCGATTCGCGCGCTCGTGTGCGCGGGCGCGCTCAGCCTCGCAGCGGCGCTCGTGCTCGCGGGGCGCGCGACGCAGCTGGCGCAGCTGCAGGCGCTTTACGCGTCGCTCGTCGTCCTCGGCATGCTGCTCTCCGGTCCGCTCGCCGCGCAAACGCTCGCGACGCGCTGGTTCACGCGGCGCCGCGGTCTCGCGCTCGGCATCTCGAGCGTGGGCACCTCCCTCGGCGGATTCGCGTTGCCGCCACTCGTGACCGCGCTTCACGAGTCCGTGGGTTGGCGTGTCGCGAACGACGTGCTCGCGGCGCTCGTGGTCGGCGGTGTCGTCCCGCTCGTGTGGTGGATGGTGCGCGGCTCGCCGAGCGAGGCGGGCGTCGCGGGCGAGGCGGACGGGCGCGCGGCGCACGAGGCATCACTTCCCGCGGCGCCGCAGCGCTGGGGTGCGGGCGACGTGCTTCGCGCGCCGATCTTCTGGTGGATCGTCGTGCCCTTCACCGCGACCGGCACCGTGTTCGGCGCGGTGCAGCAGAACCTTGCGCCGGTTGCCCTCGACGCCGGGATCGACGCGCGAGCCAGCGCGTGGCTCGTCTCGACGCTCGCGCTCGTGATGGTGTTCGCGAAGGTGGGGTTCGGCGCGCTCGCCGATCGTGTCGACGTGCGCTGGTTGTTAGGCAGCTCGGTCGCGGCGCTGGCGCTCATGCTCGCCTGGCTCACGCGCGAGCTCCGCTACGCGGACCTCGCCGGGATCTGCGCGCTGCTCGGCTTCGCGGCGGGCGCGAACCTGCCGCTGCTCGCCGCGGTGGTGAGCCGCCACTTCGGCACCGCGTCGTTCGGCCTCGTGATGGGGATGGTCGGCCCGTTCTCGATGTTGTCCGCGGCCGGCCCCTGGCTCGCCGGCCACCTGCGCGACACCACGGGCGCGTACACGAGCGCGTGGATCGCGCTCGGCGCGCTGCTCTTGCCCGCCGCGATCGCGATTGGGTTCCTGCGCGCAGCGCCCTCTTCAGCCGCGCGCCTTCAGCGCGCGCAGCTCTCGGCTCGAGTCCTCGAAGAGGGCCCGTAG
- a CDS encoding PEP-CTERM sorting domain-containing protein (PEP-CTERM proteins occur, often in large numbers, in the proteomes of bacteria that also encode an exosortase, a predicted intramembrane cysteine proteinase. The presence of a PEP-CTERM domain at a protein's C-terminus predicts cleavage within the sorting domain, followed by covalent anchoring to some some component of the (usually Gram-negative) cell surface. Many PEP-CTERM proteins exhibit an unusual sequence composition that includes large numbers of potential glycosylation sites. Expression of one such protein has been shown restore the ability of a bacterium to form floc, a type of biofilm.) produces the protein MRKWSAGIALVGLLCASPAVAATYYYVDWTSSSPSAGTAAGTITLPDSSTVSVTFSVTEPNGAAGAYTFGQTNSGTNYWVPAAPYLSTQVDNSPPDSDILALTGGTSTTTYTITLSEPIRDPIMAIVSLGQPSVLVTYDFDRPFTIVSQGVGFWGGGPSALTQLPGDVLQGQEGHGTIQFIGTFSTFSWTAPTAEFWHGFTFGIRTTERIEPTPEPGALALLAAAGAALALSRRRTRT, from the coding sequence ATGCGCAAGTGGAGTGCAGGAATCGCTCTGGTCGGTTTGCTGTGCGCGAGCCCTGCCGTCGCGGCGACCTACTACTACGTCGACTGGACCAGCTCGAGCCCGAGCGCTGGCACCGCTGCCGGCACCATCACGCTCCCGGACAGCTCGACCGTCAGCGTCACGTTCAGCGTGACCGAGCCGAACGGCGCGGCGGGCGCGTACACGTTCGGCCAGACGAACAGCGGCACGAACTATTGGGTGCCCGCGGCGCCGTACCTCAGTACGCAAGTCGACAACTCGCCGCCTGATTCCGACATCCTCGCGCTGACCGGCGGCACCTCGACCACGACCTACACGATCACGCTCTCGGAGCCGATCAGGGACCCGATCATGGCGATCGTGAGCCTCGGGCAGCCGAGTGTCCTCGTGACCTATGACTTCGACCGTCCGTTCACGATCGTGAGCCAAGGAGTGGGCTTCTGGGGCGGAGGTCCGAGCGCGCTCACACAGCTCCCCGGCGACGTGCTGCAGGGTCAGGAAGGGCACGGCACGATTCAGTTCATCGGGACGTTCTCGACCTTCTCGTGGACGGCGCCGACCGCCGAGTTCTGGCACGGCTTCACCTTCGGGATTCGCACCACCGAGCGCATCGAGCCAACGCCGGAGCCGGGCGCGCTCGCGCTGCTCGCTGCGGCGGGCGCCGCGCTGGCGCTCTCGCGACGGCGCACGCGCACCTGA
- a CDS encoding MaoC family dehydratase N-terminal domain-containing protein, translating into MALLTDEHRRWIGREDAPVTVEVSRRDIVKYAVATDQLQEKYLRGDEAPPMFVFNLFGPLRKLEDMRADGLPRAQGGGPALPLKRVMAGGTELRMLRPIRAGDTLTATSRITDMVEKSGAQGPLIFTVRTTRITDASGALVLEEIQTAIAR; encoded by the coding sequence ATGGCGCTGCTGACGGACGAGCATCGCCGCTGGATCGGGCGCGAGGATGCGCCCGTCACGGTCGAGGTGAGCCGCCGCGACATCGTCAAGTACGCCGTCGCGACGGATCAGCTGCAGGAGAAGTATCTGCGCGGCGACGAGGCGCCGCCGATGTTCGTGTTCAACCTGTTCGGCCCGCTCCGCAAGCTCGAAGACATGCGCGCCGACGGCCTGCCGCGCGCGCAGGGCGGCGGCCCCGCACTGCCGCTGAAGCGCGTGATGGCCGGCGGTACCGAGCTGCGCATGCTGCGCCCGATACGCGCAGGCGACACGCTCACCGCCACATCGCGCATCACCGACATGGTCGAGAAGAGCGGCGCGCAGGGCCCGCTCATCTTCACGGTGCGCACCACGCGCATCACCGACGCGAGCGGCGCGCTCGTGCTCGAAGAGATCCAGACGGCGATCGCGAGGTGA
- a CDS encoding DUF1330 domain-containing protein, producing MPAYAIFMNDIHDPAGYAAYLKAAGDSLAPHGGKLRVFADETRVLEGAPDHKRCIVIEFPTRAAAEAWYASATYQAAIPLRQKSSRGWGFIADGLPG from the coding sequence ATGCCCGCCTACGCCATCTTCATGAACGACATCCACGACCCCGCCGGCTACGCCGCGTACCTGAAGGCCGCCGGCGATTCGCTCGCGCCGCACGGCGGCAAGCTGCGCGTGTTCGCGGACGAGACCCGCGTGCTCGAAGGCGCGCCCGATCACAAGCGCTGCATCGTGATCGAGTTCCCCACGCGCGCAGCTGCGGAAGCGTGGTACGCGAGCGCGACTTATCAGGCCGCGATCCCGCTGCGGCAGAAGTCGAGCCGCGGCTGGGGTTTCATCGCCGACGGCTTGCCCGGCTGA
- a CDS encoding DsbA family protein produces MRTLTVYVDVKSPYAYLALAPTRALCAAHGVAIDWLPYVLDIPSYLGSARLDPATGAVIESARTEAQWRKVKYAYMDVRRQANRAGLTIRGTQKIWDTRLVSIALLFAKRVAPPRVDAWLDAVFAPFWRRELDVEQCSVVEETLRGVGIDARGFAELAAGDGARELERVMEEAHARGVFGVPSFLLGGELFWGREHLPLIGERLAATR; encoded by the coding sequence ATGCGCACGCTCACCGTCTACGTCGACGTGAAGTCTCCGTACGCCTACCTCGCGCTCGCGCCGACTCGCGCGCTGTGCGCGGCGCACGGCGTCGCGATCGATTGGCTGCCGTACGTGCTCGACATCCCGTCCTACCTCGGCTCCGCGCGGCTCGATCCCGCGACCGGCGCCGTGATCGAGAGCGCGCGGACGGAGGCGCAGTGGCGCAAGGTGAAGTACGCGTACATGGACGTGCGGCGGCAGGCGAACCGCGCGGGGCTCACGATCCGCGGCACGCAGAAGATCTGGGACACGCGGCTCGTGTCGATCGCGCTGCTCTTCGCGAAACGAGTTGCGCCCCCGCGCGTGGACGCGTGGCTCGATGCCGTGTTCGCGCCGTTCTGGCGGCGTGAGCTCGATGTCGAGCAGTGCAGCGTCGTCGAGGAGACGCTGCGCGGCGTAGGGATCGACGCGCGCGGCTTCGCGGAGCTCGCCGCGGGCGACGGCGCGCGCGAGCTCGAGCGCGTGATGGAGGAAGCGCACGCGCGCGGCGTGTTCGGCGTGCCGAGCTTCTTGTTGGGCGGGGAGCTGTTCTGGGGCCGCGAGCATCTGCCGCTGATCGGGGAGCGCCTCGCGGCGACTCGCTGA